Proteins from a single region of Neodiprion virginianus isolate iyNeoVirg1 chromosome 4, iyNeoVirg1.1, whole genome shotgun sequence:
- the LOC124303913 gene encoding integral membrane protein GPR155 yields the protein MTDPLTTNSATDNLYLALLQCFAVILCGYIAGRSGIITKSESKGLNTFVGTFSLPALIFTSLAQLDLEQVNWKFLMAVTLAKASVFTAVLVITLLISRPINPGRAALFAIFATQSNDFAIGYPMINALYGQIHSEYAAYLYLMAPISLAILNPIGFILLEINKRRPEERRFSWFLLKSTAKGIAFNPILVMTVLGILGNFLCSHKIPSALQVILKVFGDAFAASALFLLGLMMVGKVHTLKGRALVIPGILISVKLLALPLVIRESVNLLSPGENATDTRDLSTFGFLYGTLPTAPALFVFTLRYSIDIDLIASAMVACTFLSAPLMFVSAKMIDAISADHTPADYVRELSAFALDASAVSTAACCWLLICFFIFEGKKYKRVTHRITVCLVVSQLITSIGVIIWSQMGSPSTVSRLWYVQFLMITGGVYTSRLWTAVLAATLLFLSSRSLSFVSQLQKWVLPIGWGLPILIVSLMAMLITPSGKDAFDMGSPNFQMGKIQAAISVFLIVFCFVVTLGCLVLQQRYQRRLMPPGYSSLTPSLSTTNGVNTPRNIVDVEDLMSQSTNISRHPCEFENNGCSNGTGCVMNREGELGEGGYDENSDDELITEQPADTQILRHLVLLILLLCSMFVGLALSIGRLVMEQLSGIYAELAFLDVALNFGQSLIAFVIFGLDPGISVLGKWIKKLCEMCPRAETLQLPDEESLTDEVRAVREQFAQSHLAECRTRIAACRRRLLRVYRGVFTGTDLVDWLLEAGLVSDRPAAVMYGRCLLDARVLCHVDGTEHFHDSNLLYTFST from the exons ATGACCGATCCACTAACGACCAATTCAGCAACCGACAATTTGTACCTAGCGCTGTTGCAATGTTTTGCAGTCATATTATGCGG ATACATTGCTGGGAGATCTGGAATAATTACAAAATCGGAATCAAAGGGTTTGAATACATTTGTTGGAACATTTTCACTTCCTGCTTTGATATTTACTTCTTTGGCTCAGCTGGATCTTGAACAAGTCAACTGGAAGTTCTTGATGGCTGTGACCTTAGCCAAGGCTAGCGTATTCACAGCCGTCCTTGTAATTACTCTGCTTATTTCTCGACCGATTAACCCTGGGCGGGCAGCTCTCTTTGCTATTTTCGCTACCCAAAGTAACGACTTTGCAATTGGCTATCCCATGA TTAATGCCTTGTATGGCCAAATTCACTCCGAATATGCCGCGTATTTATACCTGATGGCTCCGATATCTTTGGCGATCTTGAATCCAATTGGCTTCATTCTGTTGGAGATAAATAAGCGGCGACCCGAGGAGCGAAGATTCAGTTGGTTTTTGCTGAAATCAACAGCCAAAGGAATAGCTTTCAACCCAATCCTCGTCATGACTGTACTTGGAATCTTAGGAAATTTTTTGTGTAGTCACAAAATCCCATCAGCTCTGCAAGTCATTTTGAAAGTATTCGGTGACGCTTTCGCAGCCAGTGCACTTTTCCTCCTAGGTCTGATGATGGTGGGAAAAGTCCATACACTAAAAGGCCGTGCTCTTGTTATTCCTGGGATATTAATATCTGTCAAACTACTGGCCCTACCACTGGTTATCAGAGAATCCGTGAATCTGCTCAGTCCTGGTGAAAATGCAACAGATACTCGAGATTTGAGTACATTTGGATTTTTATATGGAACTCTGCCAACAGCCCCGGCATTATTCGTCTTCACACTGCGATATAGTATCGATATCGACCTAATTGCCTCTGCAATGGTAGCTTGCACGTTTCTCTCAGCGCCACTGATGTTCGTTTCGGCAAAAATGATCGATGCCATCAGTGCGGATCATACTCCTGCAGATTATGTTCGAGAACTGAGCGCGTTTGCCCTGGATGCCAGTGCTGTTTCCACAGCCGCGTGCTGCTGGCTTCTCATCTGCTTTTTTATCTTTGAGGGAAAGAAATACAAGCGCGTAACACACAGAATCACTGTCTGTCTTGTCGTTTCTCAG CTGATAACATCAATCGGTGTTATAATTTGGTCACAAATGGGTTCACCGAGTACAGTATCTCGTTTATG GTACGTTCAATTCCTGATGATAACTGGAGGGGTCTATACCAGTAGATTATGGACGGCTGTACTAGCAGCAACGCTTCTGTTTCTAAGCAGTAGATCACTGTCCTTTGTATCGCAACTGCAGAAATGGGTTCTGCCAATTGGTTGGGG CTTGCCGATTCTAATCGTCAGCCTCATGGCTATGCTGATAACCCCATCTGGAAAGGATGCATTCGATATGGGGAGCCCGAACTTCCAGATGGGTAAAATTCAGGCTGCGATATCAGTTTTCTTGATCGTCTTTTGCTTCGTTG TAACATTGGGCTGCCTGGTGCTGCAACAAAGATATCAGAGGAGATTAATGCCGCCTGGATACTCCAGCCTTACTCCATCTCTTTCAACAACCAACGGTGTAAACACGCCACGCAACATTGTCGACGTAGAGGATCTGATGTCCCAATCAACGAATATATCTAG GCACCCgtgtgaatttgaaaataatggaTGTTCAAACGGTACGGGGTGTGTGATGAATCGTGAAGGGGAATTAGGAGAGGGAGGTTACGATGAAAATTCAGATGACGAGCTAATAACAGAGCAACCAGCAGATACACAGATCCTACGGCACCTTGTCCTCTTGATTTTATTGCTCTGTTCCATGTTTGTT GGCCTGGCTCTGTCTATCGGTAGACTTGTGATGGAGCAATTATCCGGAATCTATGCAGAGCTCGCGTTTTTGGACGTGGCTCTAAACTTTGGGCAGTCCTTGATAGCCTTTGTGATATTTGGCTTGGATCCAGGCATAAGTGTTTTGGGCAAATGGATAAAAAAGCTCTGCGAAATGTGCCCAAGGGCGGAGACTCTGCAGTTGCCTGATGAGGAGTCTTTGACGGATGAAGTGAGAGCTGTACGCGAGCAATTTGCTCAGTCTCACTTAGCAGAATGTCGTACACGGATCGCAGCATGCCGAAGACGTTTGCTACGCGTCTACAGAGGAGTTTTCACTGGTACCGATCTTGTGGATTGGTTATTAGAAGCTGGACTGGTGTCTGATCGCCCTGCAGCTGTGATGTATGGAAGATGCCTTCTTGATGCCAGGGTACTGTGCCATGTAGATGGGACCGAGCATTTTCACGATAGTAACTTATTATATACCTTCTCCACGTAG
- the LOC124303911 gene encoding RING finger protein 207-like, giving the protein MANTGSLAADGDADGPLVCGVCHNYYNEPCLLSCFHSFCAQCLRGPHPDGKVSCPICGQVTQLKEGAQLPPPDYLMRQLVELANSENPPCANCDKRDKTTMFFCTTCGQALCNHCREHTHRAKMFSSHDVVHMSKCAKDTQRKCATHGEQYIMYSQSAKCMLCATCFRDTPADARLHCVDIDGAWQQASKKMERAANSICELQAGVRDGLRALKSQLDELRHSLETEKRSLNSYCQGMQEAVAKTHSSVLSEIQRQFETKERSVRAQLLSLGGALPVLQTHLMLCTSFTSSATKYQFLELAHSMLERLGRVAQLGHPTRPPLLAGHLKTNYRAEFARVLHPYVGSVQNTKDSLYDQTHSVTPAESQHAQGNKSLQRPQTKGSGDAGPFSNHCRSFDSQLKELSQQLVAVKERLSELHRDVALLRRANTPPLGTRYDHVARDCRLLEQQLESHQLELERLRNVFDALWEEQLCRIHIEKEIFHSQMNDILTLKSEVKQLSTLAQQLEPFVKSFSAGMSAGEASITASEAAGHQHLQVLLDHLARLQLQEPPQSQQATHTKDCRHPRNNSTSADNALYMKEAKEIPTRCRTPSGGVGAVLDSSGNIVVYGNAKSSDSKRGVLSQLIEKARTKEDRKKSPGREDGRDRSQTRRSRKSPDNSKPKTPPGHSSGSKVRSLYRSLKGGGGGDSSAEMVDQVVSCAESQQQQQLQTAAAEESEYQRISEASTIGEVKKRVQAQIHAVPAEEIVTPSSKGVKIYPASDSEDVFYTTGEKSGSEARRRRRASCDSLSTTGSANSRRSSIGEGTRGQTVPDDRKTLVLLIGPSPAPSTLVQKQRSWETFPRPKSKRGGNDSKPEIGQLKKADSFEGHEEAVRTLVAAVQETRSQLRHHQHHHHRHHRKSKTN; this is encoded by the exons ATGGCAAACACGGGGAGCCTTGCCGCCGATGGAGACGCCGATGGGCCGTTGGTCTGCGGCGTCTGTCACAATTATTACAACGAGCCCTGTCTGCTGTCATGCTTTCACAGCTTCTGCGCCCAATGTCTGAGGGGGCCACATCCCGACGGCAAAGTCTCATGCCCCATTTGCGG GCAAGTAACCCAGCTGAAAGAAGGGGCACAGCTTCCTCCACCAGACTACCTGATGCGTCAGCTGGTTGAGCTGGCAAACTCAGAAAATCCACCATGCGCCAATTGCGATAAACGCGATAAAACTACAATGTTCTTTTGTACAACTTGCG GTCAAGCGTTGTGCAACCACTGCAGGGAACACACACATCGAGCAAAGATGTTTTCGAGCCATGATGTCGTCCACATGAGTAAATGTGCCAAAGATACTCAGAGGAAATGTGCCACGCATGGAGAGCAGTACATAATGTATAGTCAAAGCGCCAAGTGCATGTTATGCGCAACATGTTTCCGGGACACACCGGCCGATGCGAGGCTCCACTGCGTCGACATTGACGGAGCGTGGCAGCAGGCTTCAAAGAAAATGGAACGTGCAGCAAACTCTATTTGCGAATTGCAGGCTGGCGTACGTGATGGACTCAGAGCTTTGAAGTCTCAATTGGATGAACTACGACACAGCTTGGAAACTGAAAAAAGATCCTTGAACTCTTACTGCCAGGGAATGCAGGAGGCTGTAGCGAAGACCCACTCGTCTGTTCTCTCCGAGATTCAGAGACAGTTTGAGACAAAAGAGCGATCCGTCAGGGCCCAGCTGCTTTCCTTGGGTGGTGCTCTTCCTGTTCTTCAAACACACCTCATGCTCTGCACGTCATTCACCAGCAGTGCTACCAAGTATCAATTTCTTGAACTCGCTCACTCGATGCTCGAAAGACTTGGACGAGTCGCTCAGCTTGGCCATCCTACTCGCCCCCCTCTACTGGCTGGGCATTTGAAGACAAATTATCGTGCAGAGTTCGCTCGTGTTCTTCATCCTTATGTTGGCTCAGTTCAGAATACCAAGGATTCACTATACGATCAAACTCACTCTGTCACTCCTGCCGAGTCTCAGCATGCACAG GGCAACAAGAGTCTGCAAAGACCTCAGACGAAAGGAAGCGGTGACGCCGGGCCGTTTTCCAATCATTGCCGCAGCTTTGACTCCCAGTTGAAAGAGCTTAGCCAGCAGTTAGTCGCAGTAAAGGAACGTCTCAGCGAATTGCATCGTGACGTGGCTCTTCTTAGACGAGCAAACACTCCACCCTTAGGTACACGCTATGACCATGTAGCTAGAGACTGTCGCTTACTGGAACAGCAGCTGGAATCGCATCAGCTTGAGCTTGAGCGATTGAGAAATGTTTTCGATGCTCTATGGGAAGAGCAGCTTTGCAGAATTCACATAGAAAAAGAGATTTTCCATTCGCAG aTGAACGACATTCTTACATTAAAAAGTGAGGTGAAACAGCTCTCCACACTTGCTCAGCAATTGGAGCCCTTTGTTAAGTCATTCTCAGCTGGTATGAGTGCAGGAGAAGCAAGTATCACTGCCTCCGAAGCAGCTGGTCATCAGCACCTTCAAGTTTTGCTGGATCATCTCGCCCGCCTCCAATTACAAGAGCCACCTCAGTCTCAGCAGGCTACGCACACCAAAGACTGTCGCCATCCGCGAAATAATTCTACCAGCGCTGACAATGCACTCTACATGAAGG AAGCAAAAGAGATACCAACACGCTGCCGAACCCCGTCTGGAGGTGTTGGAGCTGTGCTGGATTCGAGTGGAAACATTGTAGTTTATGGAAATGCAAAATCATCGGACTCAAAACGCGGAGTACTGAGTCAGCTTATAGAGAAAGCGAGGACAAAGGAAGACCGGAAAAAGTCGCCCGGACGAGAAGATGGAAGAGATCGAAGTCAGACCCGTCGATCGCGAAAATCTCCAGACAATTCAAAGCCAAAAACACCGCCAGGACATTCCTCAGGAAGTAAAGTTCGCTCGTTATATCGTTCCTTGAAAGGAGGCGGAGGCGGGGATTCGTCTGCGGAAATGGTCGACCAGGTTGTCAGCTGCGCAGAGAGCCAACAGCAACAACAGTTGCAGACAGCTGCTGCAGAGGAAAGCGAATACCAAAGAATATCGGAGGCCTCGACCATCGGAGaggtgaaaaaacgcgtacaGGCGCAGATCCATGCCGTCCCTGCGGAAGAAATCGTAACACCGAGTAGCAAGGGTGTGAAAATATATCCAGCTAGCGACTCCGAAGACGTGTTCTACACGACAGGGGAGAAAAGTGGAAGCGAGGCGAGAAGACGGCGCAGAGCGAGTTGCGACAGCCTGAGCACAACGGGATCGGCAAACAGTAGACGATCTAGCATAGGAGAAGGTACTAGAGGTCAGACCGTGCCGGATGATAGGAAGACTTTGGTTTTATTAATCGGCCCTTCGCCCGCTCCTTCAACTCTGGTGCAGAAGCAGCGATCCTGGGAAACGTTTCCGAGACCCAAGAGCAAGCGGGGAGGAAACGACAGTAAGCCTGAGATTGGTCAGCTGAAAAAAGCAGATAGCTTTGAAGGACACGAGGAAGCTGTCCGCACGCTAGTCGCCGCTGTTCAAGAGACGCGGTCACAGCTACGGCATCATCAACATCATCATCACCGGCATCATCGCAAAAGCAAAACAAATTAG
- the LOC124303910 gene encoding calsyntenin-1: MLLGSLFSAGLIFLVVGNSRASLPFNPSPSSYGNHGVPRLDLENLDSGYHGLVKENETLVEVTPQIRATGGKVCSFRIANKHHGEAPFEIVLKDNGVAELRTLRVLNCEKRRNYKFDIAAIGCSGAQSENATVHITVVDVNEYAPQFLQPAYVSAVDEGRLYEEVVRVEASDRDCTPKFGDVCKYEILTADQPFVIDNEGAIRNTEPLDYERSHNHILSVVAYDCGMKQSAPAMVTIKVNRVCSPGWRGIPERVDYAAGAGPQPLLPSARLELCDAPCVLRNLRATLTLATDHIGKGCDRDTYGVRSQRKLCGAARDSVDLLPTPGPSTPWTSSLSRDEGREADEIFEFDGASSAAIVPNEVLDHALAQKFSVGVWVKHRPRPRQDPHVKEHILCAADDHKMNRHHYALFVRNCRLILLLRRDFSEGDPNIFRPAEWRWKLDQVCDDRWHHYAVQVDFPRVSLFVDGVERHSDEKNPEVIDDWPLHPAKGINTTLVVGACWQGSDNRTKHHFRGYLAGLSVLVGKNERPEVLSCLRRCQEGLHVPPMDLLQPGTQLLANSDLTDVSIDGDNRTNIETLLRRIGYSNSRRFPTPGRRNFRLDTTILCEGSEAKPLAVPSVQSYVTVLPPPRPGITVNGTGYVAREYADFRLGVRVFPDARVTAGSAARLDACAVSVYPSLNPDHESLGLPGDALRRLNSITARVDRDGVVLSGADTPYDYQQLIRFITYTNRKPAYYLDRVFKLTCSELSGRFASNEYIQTLAVIHPKEKSTPIPPPTPGDPPMARILEPAPGHAQLSPHHAEIPEEYATTTLREGGRTISGAGGSHAVTIVAAACVGFLLLMAVVGAARVRGAAKRRRSAGDELAAETEMAWDDSALAITVNPMDRLADHRNSSRHAAQRDEDAEESGSSDSDDASYRDEDLDSSDCENECEPSNSQRHRHNSPHDLEWDHRDV; the protein is encoded by the exons ATGTTACTCGGTTCGCTGTTCTCTGCGGGCCTGATTTTCCTAGTAGTCGGGAATTCGCGAGCCAGTCTTCCGTTCAACCCGTCGCCGTCATCTTACGGCAATCATGGAG taCCCCGACTGGATCTGGAAAATCTGGACAGCGGATACCATGGTCTggttaaagaaaatgaaactcTGGTCGAAGTAACCCCTCAAATTCGTGCAACAGGTGGGAAAGTCTGTTCATTTCGCATAGCAAACAAACATCATGGAGAAGCCCCATTCGAGATTGTCCTCAAGGACAACGGAGTTGCCGAACTCAGAACTCTAAGAGTTTTGAACTGTGAGAAGAGGCGCAATTACAAATTCGATATAGCTGCCATCGGATGCTCAGGAGCACAATCTGAAAA cgCCACAGTTCACATAACAGTCGTAGACGTTAACGAGTACGCGCCACAGTTTCTTCAACCCGCATATGTGAGCGCAGTTGATGAAGGTCGGCTCTATGAGGAAGTGGTGCGTGTCGAGGCTTCGGATCGCGATTGCACCCCGAAGTTTGGCGATGTGTGCAAGTACGAGATCCTAACCGCAGACCAACCATTTGTAATCGACAACGAGGGAGCGATCCGTAACACGGAACCATTGGATTATGAAAGATCTCACAATCATATCCTCAGCGTAGTTGCTTATGATTGCGGTATGAAGCAGTCCGCTCCGGCCATGGTTACCATCAAAGTAAACCGTGTCTGTTCCCCTGGCTGGAGAGGAATCCCTGAGAGAGTTGATTATGCCGCTGGAGCTGGACCTCAACCCCTTCTTCCATCAGCCAGGCTCGAGCTTTGCGACGCTCCCTGTGTACTGAGAAACTTGCGCGCAACCCTCACTCTGGCAACCGATCATATTGGAAAAGGCTGCGACAGAGATACATACGGAGTTAGGAGCCAGCGGAAATTATGCGGCGCCGCCAGAGACAGCGTGGACCTTCTGCCCACTCCGGGACCTTCCACGCCTTGGACTTCGTCACTCTCCAGAGATGAGGGGAGGGAAGCCGACGAAATATTCGAGTTTGATGGTGCTAGCTCTGCTGCCATTGTTCCCAACGAAGTGCTCGATCACGCCTTGGCTCAGAAATTTAGTGTCGGTGTTTGGGTCAAGCACCGGCCACGTCCCAGACAGGATCCTCACGTTAAGGAACATATTTTATGTGCCGCTGACGATCACA AAATGAACAGGCATCACTACGCACTGTTCGTGAGAAATTGTCGACTGATTTTACTGCTCAGGCGTGACTTTTCCGAGGGAGATCCGAACATCTTTAGACCGGCTGAATGGCGTTGGAAGCTGGATCAGGTCTGTGATGACAGATGGCATCATTACGCCGTCCAAGTCGATTTTCCCCGAGTAAGTTTATTCGTCGATGGCGTGGAGCGTCATTCGGATGAAAAGAATCCAGAAGTCATCGACGACTGGCCCCTGCATCCGGCCAAGGGTATAAACACCACTCTCGTAGTTGGAGCCTGCTGGCAAGGTTCTGACAATCGCACAAAGCACCATTTCCGCGGGTACTTGGCCGGGCTTTCCGTGCTAGTAGGTAAGAACGAACGACCCGAAGTATTGTCCTGCCTCCGTCGCTGCCAGGAAGGCCTGCATGTCCCTCCGATGGATCTTTTGCAACCCGGTACTCAACTCCTGGCCAATTCCGACCTAACAGACGTCAGTATTGACGGCGACAACCGCACAAACATCGAGACCCTCCTACGCCGCATAGGATACTCGAATTCCCGTCGCTTCCCGACCCCTGGTCGCCGAAATTTCCGCCTCGATACGACGATCCTCTGCGAGGGCAGCGAAGCTAAGCCCCTTGCCGTTCCTTCCGTCCAATCTTACGTGACCGTACTCCCGCCGCCGAGGCCCGGGATAACTGTAAATGGCACGGGATACGTTGCCAGAGAATATGCGGACTTCCGTCTGGGTGTCAGAGTTTTTCCCGACGCCAGGGTCACCGCTGGCTCAGCTGCGAGGCTCGACGCTTGCGCCGTCAGCGTTTACCCAAGCCTGAATCCGGACCACGAAAGCTTGGGCCTGCCAGGTGACGCATTACGTCGTCTTAACTCCATCACAGCCAGAGTGGATCGTGACGGTGTTGTCCTCTCAGGTGCGGACACGCCTTACGACTATCAGCAGCTGATCAGATTTATTACTTACACAAACCGGAAGCCCGCCTATTATCTCGACAGAGTTTTCAAACTGACGTGCTCAGAGTTGAGCGGACGGTTCGCCAGCAACGAGTACATTCAAACTCTGGCAGTGATTCACCCCAAAGAAAAAAGTACACCTATCCCGCCTCCGACCCCCGGGGATCCACCGATGGCCAGAATTCTTGAGCCGGCGCCTGGTCACGCACAGTTATCTCCACATCACGCTGAAATTCCTGAAGAATATGCCACAACGACCCTCAGGGAAGGAGGGCGGACGATTTCTGGAGCTGGGGGGAGCCATGCGGTAACCATAGTTGCTGCTGCGTGCGTAGGCTTTCTTTTACTGATGGCTGTCGTCGGGGCTGCGCGTGTCAGAGGCGCGGCTAAGAGGCGACGATCGGCCGGCGACGAATTGGCTGCTGAAACTGAAATGGCTTGGGACGATTCCGCGCTGGCAATTACCGTCAATCCGATGGACAGATTGGCCGATCATCGCAACTCTTCACGTCATGCAGCTCAGAGAGACGAGGATGCCGAGGAATCTGGTAGCTCGGATTCAGACGACGCATCATACAGGGATGAGGACCTTGATAGCAGTGATTGCGAGAACGAATGCGAACCCAGCAACAGTCAACGTCACCGTCATAATTCTCCCCATGATCTAGAATGGGATCATCGTGACGTTTAA
- the LOC124303920 gene encoding elongator complex protein 5 has translation MSLLTTLPTLDGARIIVVDEDSEAKYAESLITAWVPIWKEKDGREINVLRFSGPKSSSRIYANSLRGDEIEVHDYYTFGLNEIDPYSDKKLWEIVRVDSFKQTSTVVLDSLSSLLLYKSLAETCRFLSKLSTRVTLVVCIYQRDFVWHKIPSIKTLGTSYVRLESVASLKLGGNLSYKALTSHCKSGGGILHQAEIVEQNISSYEIQTEMVGHKSAQKTSVVQSKPSDKIQASFRIEMNAREMEQRNATPLPYTLSAASSNESKIHYEPDEIDDLDEEDPDNDLDF, from the exons ATGTCTCTTCTCACAACGCTGCCGACTCTCGACGGAGCCAGAATAATTGTCGTCGACGAAG atAGCGAAGCCAAGTATGCAGAGTCATTGATCACAGCTTGGGTACCaatttggaaagaaaaagatggCAGAGAAATTAATGTCCTTCGTTTCTCTGGGCCGAAAAGTTCTAGCAGAATCTACGCCAACTCTTTGAGAGGAGATGAAATCGAAGTCCACGACTATTACACTTTTGGTTTGAACGAAATTGACCCTTATAGTGATAAAAAGTTGTGGGAAATAGTGAGAGTAGATTCCTTTAAGCAAACATCAACGGTTGTTCTTGACAGCCTTAGTTCGCTGCTTCTCTACAAAAGCCTTGCCGAAACATGTAGGTTTTTATCTAAGCTGAGCACGAGGGTAACGCTAGTGGTTTGCATTTATCAAAGGGATTTTGTGTGGCACAAAATACCGAGTATCAAAACTTTGGGAACTAGCTATGTACGTCTGGAATCTGTCGCCAGCTTGAAACTAGGTGGCAATTTATCATACAAAGCTTTGACGTCTCACTGTAAATCTGGTGGCGGTATTTTACACCAAGCTGAAATTGTCGAGCAAAATATCAGCTCGTATGAGATTCAAACTGAAATGGTTGGTCACAAAAGTGCCCAGAAGACATCTGTAGTTCAGTCCAAACCTTCGGACAAAATTCAAGCCTCGTTTAGGATTGAGATGAACGCCCGAGAAATGGAGCAGAGAAATGCTACTCCTCTGCCATATACCTTGTCAGCTGCTTCATCGAACGAATCCAAAATCCATTATGAACCTGATGAAATTGACGATTTGGATGAAGAAGATCCTGACAATGATTTAGACTTTTGA